DNA from Fusarium falciforme chromosome 7, complete sequence:
ACGGCTTCAAGCAGCGGTAACTTGTCGAGGGCTTTGGGCTCAGGGAGCACCAGTTCCTTGCCATCGGGAGGAGGGAAATACAGCGGAGGGTCAAGCGTGAGGAGCTCTTGCCGAAGTTTCGCTTGTAGTTGGGGCCGCTGGGACAGCTCGTAGAAACAGTATGTCAAAGTGTTTCCACTGGTCTCATGTGCTGCCGAGTTGTGCGCAAACATGTCGCTGGCAATGTCCAGTCGCTGTGGGTATTGGCGAGATTCGGCATGGGTGTTGCTCATGGCTTTAAGGGCGAGGGACATGACGACGGGCTTGTCCTCATCCTTCAGCTtgtcttctccttgagccaAGAGCTCTTGCGCCTTGTCACACTTTTCAAGATTCCATTGTTCGATGTCGTGAAAGCCACTGTCGACCTTTTTGGGGATGATGCCAAGCAACTTCAGCCAACTGTTGAGTCGTGGGAACTCGTACTGCCAGAAGGTGTATGGAGCTGCAGCGAAGAATCCGTCCAGGTATAACCGTCTTTCCTTTTCGTCCTCAATCAAGTTACTGCTCAGCTTGCTTCCAAACTGCCAAGTGACAAATGAGTCCATCGAGTACGAGTAGAAGAGCTCGAGCACTTCAAGAGCCTCGTTTCGCTTTGCCGCAGCGTCGATTTTGGGCAACAGCCTGCCGAACAggatcttcttcatcgaAGCTTGGCTTGTGGCATCGGCAAGGATGAAGGACTTGGAAAAGGTACCGGAAATGATTCGTTTGCGGGCCGAGTGCGTGGCATTGTCTTCAAAGGTAAAGATATTGTGAGTACTGAGAAGGATCAAGGTTAGCGCAGGAACTTGAGCGTAGTCAAGAGGGATCATACCCGTAGTTGGCGAAGCCCCGCCAGTAGAACTCAGTCTTGGGGAATCCTCCTAGGTAAATCTGCTTCAAGCCGCCCTCGAAGCAATTGAGACTGACCAGGCCTGGTGAAAGTCGCAgggccttgcccttggccatATGGTTCTTGTAGACGAGTCCGTTTTCCCGATGGGTGAGCTTCGCCCACCAGAGCCAGAAGGGCGCAACATGACAACTCCAATGCGGTGCTGGTATCTTGGCAAGTGGTGACAGAAACGCGGGCTTGATGATTCTTTCGTACACAATGACCAGCAGGACCAAGGCTGCGGCCACGGCCGGTATGTTGAGTGAAGTCATCGGTGGTGCCAGTCTCGAGTCGTTGAAGCGCCCAGACTCGTTCCAACGTTGTTTGGGATGAAGCCAAGGTCAAGTACCGAGATGTAAAGGAGGCTGAGAGAGTAATAATCGAGGACGACATCTGTATAGCAACTCCCAAGCTCTTTAACTCCCAATGAGTAGATGAGCTGCAGTCTTCGCCTAAGAGCCCAAAGGGGCAAGTGGGGTGTGCGGAGAAGATATTGATGCTGGCTTCGCAAGAATTCCTTCTTGCTCGGACAGGTTACCTACATCCATAGCATTATTTCAAGTAAGTCGGTTCGAGTCTGGAAGGGAAAATCGGCTTCTTTTTCCTTGTCAGGAAATTCTAGAAGTAGGCGACTTAGTCCCGGTTTCACTGACAGAAGAAAGCATCCTCCCACGCGCCCCATCCAGACATAAAACACGCCTCACCAGCTCCCTCCAGGGCACACCTATTGCACTCATCGCCAACGCTCCTAAAAAGGAAAACAACGACAGTCGCCATTTCGGGCAGAACAGTCATGGCTACTAGCACTCGCAaaatcatcgccatcgcggGCGGGACAGGTAACCTAGGAAGCTCGGTGGCGCGATCGCTTCACGATAACCCCGACTTCCATGTCAGAGTCTTGTCTCGTGATCCCACCGCTGCAAAGGCACAGGTTCTGGCCAAGAACGGCATTGAAGTCGTCAAGTGCGACAATTGGAAGGCAGGTGACTTGCAGCGAGCCTTTACTGGCTGCTGGGGGgtcttcatcaacatcgaTTCGGATGCTCCGGTATAGTCCCCAAGCAGCCCATGCCAATGTTGAACGAGACTGCCAACATGAGAATAGAACTTCAAGAACAGGATCGGCCCCTCCGAGTTTGAAATGGGAAAGATCATCATAGATGCGGCGGTCAAGTCTGGTGTCAAGCATGCAGTGCACGCGTCGCTCCCAGCGGCGTCTAAGCTGACAAACGGCAAGGTTCCTGTTCTCGCCTTTGATGGTAAGTGACTGTTTTAAATGCATCGACGTGTCCAGTTAACAAAACATTTCCAATAGATAAAGCAGCCATCTCAGAGTACCTTCTTGAACCAGGCAGGTTTCAGACCGCCTCGATACTCAGCGCAGGCTGGTTTTTGGAGAATGCCTTTGACCCCAAGTACACGGCCGCATTTGGAGGGTTTGCAACGATACCAGATGCCGAAAGATTTCTGACATATCGCGTGCCTGCAATGGGCAACGACCCTGAGTCTGTTCCGTGGCTGGCAGTAGCCGACGACTACGGCGACTTTGTCCATGGCGTATTTCTAGATCCCGAGAGATGGAACCGTCAATACATTCACGGAGTTTCGGAGTCTGCGTCTTTCGCCGAGCTGACGGCCAAGTTCCAAAAGCGTGAGTATCTGCCATTACCTGCATACAAAGTTGATGGCCGTGAGTTGCTAATTGTTTCCTTCAACAGTGACTGGCAAGCCAGCCCGACATGTGGAGATTCCCAAAGGAGGGTTGACTGCGACAACGGCTTCCAAGACGACTGAAGTGAATGGACTTTTTGACTTGATGCAAGAAATCAAGGGAAACTTCTTCAATGGCATCCCGACAAAGCCAGAGGATGCTCGCGTTCTCAAGGAGAATGCCTCCAAAGCTCGTCGATCCGATGGGGTGAAGGCTCGACCCATGACCATAGAGGAATTCTTTATCAAGTATGCGAAATGAAGGCATATTAAGGCTGTATTGTAAATAGAACTACCAGTTGAATGGAAAGTTTCGGTTCTTGACTGCTGCATCTTGGTGCTACAACGCTGAACAAATAGCAAACGTATCTTGGCTGAGCTGAATGGGGCGCACAACAGTGAGACAGAACTCTACATGGCACTCCCATCTTCACTGCGGCTTGTTCGAATAGGTTCAATACGGCCAACTCAATTATTGCTTCTAATGACGAGACCGTTAGCCACAATTCTTGTCTTCAATGACGAGTCCGCAGGAGACCGTCAGCCACAATAGCAAAAGACACAGTTATCAATACATGACGACATCAGAACCCAATACTGTAAAACACCGGAATGATCAAATCATAATAAGGCGCGTTGATTCATCTTCCACTGGCTCCTATATACGATAGAGCGCTCGTCCTGCCCAGACCATCCTCCCGTCACAATGAGTGCGCCCTCAGATAAGCGTCACCGGGTTGCTATCAATAAAGACAGCCACATTTGCGAAATCCGGTCCAAACTCAAAGTCAACCGTAGTTCCCTTCTTCAGATATATAAATTGCCCTTTGGTCA
Protein-coding regions in this window:
- a CDS encoding NmrA domain-containing protein, yielding MATSTRKIIAIAGGTGNLGSSVARSLHDNPDFHVRVLSRDPTAAKAQVLAKNGIEVVKCDNWKAGDLQRAFTGCWGVFINIDSDAPNFKNRIGPSEFEMGKIIIDAAVKSGVKHAVHASLPAASKLTNGKVPVLAFDDKAAISEYLLEPGRFQTASILSAGWFLENAFDPKYTAAFGGFATIPDAERFLTYRVPAMGNDPESVPWLAVADDYGDFVHGVFLDPERWNRQYIHGVSESASFAELTAKFQKLTGKPARHVEIPKGGLTATTASKTTEVNGLFDLMQEIKGNFFNGIPTKPEDARVLKENASKARRSDGVKARPMTIEEFFIKYAK